The Primulina tabacum isolate GXHZ01 chromosome 1, ASM2559414v2, whole genome shotgun sequence genome contains the following window.
aacaaatctccaagtgggtgAAATGTCAGCAAAATCATGTGAGAAAATTGCACAAAgtcaaaaaaaaatatggttACACATTTATTATATTAGGCAACATATTTGAAATTAATGACATGCTCACGATGAAATTGTGCGGAAGTTTCTTGTGTTCAGATCAGGAAGAGCACTTATAAATAGGTGCATCAATTCACCTCATTTCTCATCTCATTCTCGAGTTCGTCTCTCATCTCAATATATTATTTGAGTATGttgttctataatatttgtgatatGTTTTGTTATCATATGTTAAGATTgcgtgtgtttttttttaaacacaatGAATGTTTGtacaatataaaatattacaatgaaaattcttttcatcttattCGTGATCTTAatcttaataatttttatagattttttaCGTAAATCTTaatgttaaattttattattttatttcaagattACACGTCTAAAATCAACAAATGATATGGTCCCTACGCCACTTGTTCATCAACATCATCACTCACCACTTTCCACCGCTAAAAAAAGCCCACATGAATGCATTCATTGATCTTATCCGAACAGTGTATTCtacttcaatttttttcttttttggagttctaatttattttttggAATGGAAGATATATTATTACATCGGAAAATTTTTTGCCATGGACAATATTCAAATGGTTCTAAAGGTAATTTATATCTTGGATAGTTCTAGCGACGCAGGATCCTTGAAACTTGAAACAATCAACATGttactgataaaaatatatacaatttattattgttattattggcTCTGAGATTAATCCAAATATCAACAAAAAGTTTCTGTCTTTGTaacaatcatatatctaataccCAACTGCGGGAGCTAATCCAGGCTGCGCCATGACAATGGACTTGTAGATCTCCAATATCATCCGGTCATCGTACTCCTTCAACGGTCTCATTCCGAACCCGGCGACTCCGTTTTCGGCCAACGAACTTCCGAACCCGCTGCTTATCACACTCGTATTGGCGATCTTCAACATCATGTTGACATACGCATCTCGCAAGCCGAACAACAGCTTCTTCGGAGAGAAGGCGCGGAGCTTCAGATTCAGCCGTGGCGTCAGCCTGATCCGCCAGAATCTCCGCCGCCTGACAGACCCCTCGACAGCGGCGGAACCCAGCTCCACCACCCTCATCTTCCTTTTTCTGCGGTTACTGTTAACCCGCTGGTAGGAGTTGTAGCCTTTCCTCCGCCAGTATCCTCTGATCCCATTGTACGCTGCGGCCGAAACACCTTCCATTTTAATTCTCCTCAATATAataatctttcttttatttttaaaaaaaagaataatgGGTTTTTATCAAGTTTTCATATCTGAAtctgaataaaaaaaaaagaagaagaacagTTGAGAGCTTGGGAGAGAGGAAGGCGGAGATTTAATGCAGTAAGAACGAAGAAACGCCGATTAATAAATAGTGGTGGGTGCAGGTATTCATGCCAGGGGAGGCGTTAGGTGGGAAATAAAGCCAGAAATATGATCATACATCATGCCCatgaagaaattaaattttgaaggatttttttatttattttcacacaaaaaaattaatcaaaacaaAATATACTTGAAATTGTCGTGTCTCATCATGCTGATAAATCAGAGAATCTGCGATGgaattgctaaattatttctTAAGAATGCAAGTTTGACTTTTGTAAAATATATAGTAACGCCAAAGGAAGGGATAAATAGCATTAAAGGTTGTAAATTTCTTCAAGAATTAACGAGTGTGATATTTCAACTTCAAGTTTATTCGTCGATCGATCTATCTTTTTTTCGAATAATTTTATGAACAATTTTCAATTTCTAAGATATATCATCTAAAATTCAAgttatttgaaaattaattatttttttggacATAGATATACTACTTGCTGGaaagaaaaaaacaataaaaagttAGTTTTTATAGTTGGTATTTATGTCGCGTGATTTTGGATGCAATTAGCTAAAAAGTTGCAACACAGCTccctgcaaaaaaaaaaaacggaaTAGAGATCGACAAATCGGTTTCTATTTGGTCTAtacaggaaaataaaaactgaTTAGTGATCGATTTGGTTGGTAACAATCATCTTAGGTCGATAATTGTGAGATACCGGTACCATTAATCGGTCTCTAAATTAGCGACTACATTTACGTTACTGATCTCTAAAATAGATaccgatattttatatgtgGTTTTTACTTTAGATACCGACTAATTAAATTCAGTCTCTAATATTGAGACTGATTCATAATTCGGTCGCTATATGAGATACCGATGCCACACAATCAGTCTCTAAGTTAGAAACCGAATTTATGAAATCAGTCTTCaaattaaatattgtttttcctCCTTCAACCTCTGTTATTTACATCAATCCAAACACAATACAATATGCATAATCAATCAATATAACCATCCAAAAAGCACAACACAGAGTATTAACATCAATACAACTATTGCAAGCCTCAATTTAtcaacatcaaaatcaatacaAATATTTATACCAACTATTCAAGTGTGAAATATCCAAAGCAAATGTCAATTCATGATTCTACAAAATGTTCAACCATTTCCAAGTCAATCCAATCGAATCTCAAATTTTAACTACTGGGACGGTGTCAAAAGAGCCTGAGTCTCATCTGAATATAATGGGTGAAGAAAAGTATGAAAAAACAGAAAGACGGTCTAGTGTTTGAGAAAACATCATACGAGCCATAAATTCACGCATCTTTTCCTCCAATTCAGTAACTCGAAGTCTTCAAATCTGCCTTCTCTACCCTCAACTCTCATATCTCAACACATGAGCTACTTGGACGAACCCTTCCTGTAGAAGCAGACGACGCATGAGGAAAGGACAACTTTTGCTTGGGAGCTAAGTCCATAAATGCATATTTTCTTCATCCCTCCAAGAACCTCGTAATATATGTCATTTGTGGCATCATGTGATGGAGTATGTGACTCCTCCCCCTCTGTAGTAGCTTGAGATATCTCGGAATTCTTGTAGTCATATTATCCTATgtcaaagaaaaaaatttcatgaagtaaaattaaatcaaacagAAAAGATGAGTTTTTAGCATTCAAGGATTGAAAATGGTGaaaagtttattatttattaataactTTTTAATACTTACATCTATAGTCTGATATCGAGCATCAACAAATGTTCCATCCTTGTAACGATGTGTAATTCATCACCTCCCAACAATCAGTTTTTTCGCTTTAAATCTACTTCATGCACAAACAAGTTCAAATATGCTAAGTTTGTAATATCAacgaattaaatatattatttgaaacTCACCAATTTCAAAGTAAGCTCAATTATAGAGCGTGATCCGGTCTTGTGCTTAGTAACCCTAGTGCCTGTTCCAGGCACCTCGCTATCCAAGTGGCCAAACAAGAGACAGAGACCTTCCTACCTTAGAAGAAAACATAACTCAGCCATGGAGTTGAACTTGTATGAATGTTAGGCCAGGTTAGCAAAATATTATGGTCGAATTGATCATCAAGCATGAAAACGAGAGGTttgaatcaaaattttaatggCAAAAGAAGTGTATTACAGATATTAATTTCATTGTTTTAACATTTAACCAATATAATATGGAAAATTACAACTTCATCATGTATATTTACTATTTTAATCTTTTGTTTTGTCAAATTTTGATCTTattctattttttttgttttttattatagAAATTTTAGTTCTTTACACAACAATGATATATTAGCACTACTAATAAAAAAGTACCAATTTGTCAAAAATTAGAATATATATTgctaaaactgaaatttaaaattatttatagatAATCAAAATCGCAAATAGATAAATATTAACAATAACAAGATTGAAATTAAATCCAAATGTTAAAGATCGTAGAATTGTGACTAACTTTCACCCGAAGAGCTAGTTCAAGAGGAGTCAAATTCATATATACCACTCCCATAAACACATCTAACACATTTCCGCATGCCCATGAATGTACATCCGGAGCATGAAGTTTACAACACATTAGCGAGTTTCCCATGATTACAGTCAAACACATAACAACAGATATGAACTCTGATACCATTTTAAGATAATGAACTTGAGCATAACTCCATCTCAAAAGCTAACTCAAGAGAGATTATTATCCAAATCCATATATATAACTCCCAAGATCTTTATCAAATTGATGTGATACATCTAACGCATGATACTCACGTCCAAGAATGAACACATGAAGCGTgaattttacaagaaatttagcGGGTGACTCATAAAGACAGTCCAACACATGATTTTTCAAGTCCatatatacaaataaaaaaaacataatccAACTGATATGTGACATCTAACACACCCTTTCACGCCCAATAATGAACAACTAGAGCgtgaaatttataaatatattagcGGATGGTCCATTAAAACAATCTAACACATAATGATGAGTCTGATCTCTATTACCATGTTAAGATGATAACCTTGATCCTAACTCTATAATTATTccaaaaagttttttttttcatatacttaaatattatatttaaaaaataaaaaaacaaattgatTGTGCGGAATCAGAACTACAGCCATTCCACCACTTCACAAGTGGGAAACTGATGTAaagaatataaatataaaaaaacgtTGCTGGCGAAAGGAGTGCACAAATAATGAAGTGTGTACATAATGTATCTAGCACGCGATTGGGGTCGATATCTAGTTCTCATATACAAAATTAAGATAAAAACTTTGAGagcttaattttttaaaattcgttAAATATTAGAGCTCGACAAAACTTTCGCGAGACGCCATAATTCGGATTAGGGACTCAATATTTATTCtcttttttataataatataaattaaatatgcatATGATGTAGCATAAAAACGATATCCTAATACAAAATCCAAAGTTCAAAACCGTAGttaaaaaaagttttaaaattcgtGTATTCGTGAGATTAATATTTATTCTGTAATTACAGTTAGTACCCAACCCCAATGTTAATGGGCCTTGAATTATGTGACGATACCCAAACATCCTAATCATATGGGCTTATGGCAGGCAACGTCGAATGGGCCTTAATGcatatttcaaaatttcaattgaATTCTTTAATGATTGGGCTTAGCCCGAGCAAACTCCCACAAaatcttgtttttgtttttacttCTCATTTTGCAGTTCAGGTAACTTTCCTGAATAGTATAGGTGGATCGCTCTATAATTGATTTGATTCAAAGTCTCCTCATTTCAATCTCTCCAAATCATTGTAATTTTACGaagtttatatgatttttttcgCATTAGGTTGATGAAATTGCAGGTAATTTAGGGTATTATCATTCTGTTGCTTTGTGGAAATGTGCCCGGAAGGTAACTCGGCGTCTAGTTCTTCACCGCCGCAGCCGACGGCGATGTATTCGCCTAGTGGGAAGAGGTCCAGGGATCCTGAAGACGAGGTTTATGTTGATAATTTGCACTCGCACAAGCGATATCTTAGcgaggtattttttttaaagataggATACGCATTTTTCCGTTTTTGGTATCGGATTAAAGTAACTTGTCTATGCGTACTTGAAATTCTCTCCATCTTTGTATgagctttgaaaatttggatcTTACGGGTATCTAtgttattaatttgttttggtGGTAAAATGTCTTTGCTTTGAATGCTAAAATGTCTTTGCTTTGAATGCTAAAATGTTGGTGCATGTACGGGAAATTTGGAAGTATTTGAGTGGTCATTGGAGTTTTAATGCATCATATCTAGGGAATGAAAACCTTTGGTAGTTTGATTGGTATGATGGAAACTTCGATGTTGCCACGGATGACCAGATTTTTGTCTGGCCCGTCGAAATCAAACTAGTCTGTTAAGACATACCATGTCAGGATACAATCAGGAAAATAAAGTTCACCGCTGCTGGTTCTAGCAAATGACATCCAATTTTGCCTCTAATTTGTTGACAACGTGATTAGGTATTTATGATATGGAGATTTATTTGTGTCATGTTCAGTATGACCCAAGATTGAGATGAGTGggatatattttgtattttggagGTGAAAACACATCTTTGAAAGAGttgcatttaaataaaatttatttctcaTTTGACGGGAGAGAATGGGATGCTGCTTGTTCAGCTTATCACATTACATGGGCCGAAAATTTTGGACGCTTTAAAGCTAATGATTAGGTGCTACGGTTATTTACTGTCCTTTTGCTACTCAtatattaattcatcatttgTTATATGGAGAATTTGCAGATTATGGCATCAAGTTTGAATGGGCTGAAAGTTGGAGATCCTCTGTCTATAAATCTTGTGGATTCTTCCGCAAGGTCTGAAATCATCTCTATCTTACGCGAGTTTATTGTGTTTTTCAGAAAAATGCAGGGGTCAAAATGGTTTTACCTTTGCAAAATCATGCATGCCAAAAATACTTGTATAACAATTATTTGCTTGGTAAGTGTGATGATGGAGATTAAAATACATGGGCAAACAATTGTGCGGTCTAGCACAAGCAAtacaaacaaatattttcaacagTAAAATCCAAATAAAACAAGTTTAATCTTTCATCTTGCATTCATCTCTACCAGACTTGTATCACGCATAGCTTTCTTGAGTCCTGCTAGGACCCTTTTTATCTTTATGTTTTCGACGACTTCCAAAGCAACATTGATAGAAAATTTACAAGAATAAAAAAAGGTTTGATTGATTGAACTTTATCGGTTTTATATGACAATAGGCTGGAAGAACATTTATTGTTAGTTAACATGTTAAACAAGCTCATTGTTAAAGCAATGTGTGTGCACAGAATATAATTTGGTAGAGTTCTTGTAGTTACTGAAGAAGTTCCAGCCACAGTGCTGAGTTTATTATATCCTGAGGagcttttaaattattacatccCGATACAACATGTCTTAAACGGGCAATCGGGAGTTTTTCCaatttcatattttatgattgaaattttaaaaatcattggGTGcttctcaaatattttaaatatttaaaggggtttctgttattattattttcgtaCTTGTTTAAGTTCATCAACAAGCAAAACTGTTTGCTTCAAGTAATGCAATAATAGGATCATCTAGAAACCTCTCTTTTGTGGGACATGTTACATTCGTCATGACCAAGATCTGTGTGAAAACGCAGGAGGTTAAAATGTTTGCTTACTTTTCCAGTCTAATTCATTTTTAAGATGGGAGAACAAACCGTTGCACAATACATCGACTGTTAAAAATCTCACGGACTCAGTTGTCTGTGCTAAACAAATGTTACTTAACTGTGATTTATTTGTGCCTTTATTATTGGTTGTGATAAATTTTTTCTTGTTCCCTTTTTATTCTAAGTGACTAGATGGCACTCATCCCCATCTCCAAGGTTGATTTCCCTAAATTCCTTTGATGTCAGGGATGATATATCCTTACAGTATTCACCGATGTCAGAAGATTCTGATGATTCCAGATATTGTGAGAGTTCTACAAACACTTGTTCTTCACATCCTGAGAGTATTCCTTCCAGTCCAGTATCTCCTTATAGATGCCAAAAACCCCAAACTGGATTTGCACCAGGTCCTCCTTCCACTTCACATGGCTGTATTGTCTCCAGTGTGGCATCAACACAATCTCGTCATCGAGGTTCTGATAATGAGGGTCGATTCCCATCATCACCTAGTGACATATGCCACTCAGCTGACTTACGGAGGGCAGCGCTTTTGCGATCCGTG
Protein-coding sequences here:
- the LOC142511528 gene encoding uncharacterized protein LOC142511528, which codes for MEGVSAAAYNGIRGYWRRKGYNSYQRVNSNRRKRKMRVVELGSAAVEGSVRRRRFWRIRLTPRLNLKLRAFSPKKLLFGLRDAYVNMMLKIANTSVISSGFGSSLAENGVAGFGMRPLKEYDDRMILEIYKSIVMAQPGLAPAVGY
- the LOC142546113 gene encoding uncharacterized protein LOC142546113, encoding MCPEGNSASSSSPPQPTAMYSPSGKRSRDPEDEVYVDNLHSHKRYLSEIMASSLNGLKVGDPLSINLVDSSARDDISLQYSPMSEDSDDSRYCESSTNTCSSHPESIPSSPVSPYRCQKPQTGFAPGPPSTSHGCIVSSVASTQSRHRGSDNEGRFPSSPSDICHSADLRRAALLRSVQMRAHPLELSQFESPYSPGQESGNNMESEEQACSCAKAVLDENESQIAKCAPSSANHENRVKSSCRTLAMNLKDEGSAG